A stretch of Myxococcus hansupus DNA encodes these proteins:
- a CDS encoding PilZ domain-containing protein, translated as MNSASVNESPQDRRRFPRLEAPLYARPARLRRVDKQQVLDASLGGIRIYSDEQYTQDTELELDLFLRDGTSLECKARVAWTRKLAKDAVARFEVGLAFTDVPPLAMERLKSVLVADDEAASGSM; from the coding sequence ATGAACAGCGCAAGCGTGAATGAATCTCCTCAGGATCGACGCCGGTTTCCGCGGCTCGAGGCTCCGCTCTATGCGCGCCCCGCGAGGTTGCGGCGCGTCGACAAGCAGCAGGTGCTGGACGCCAGCCTGGGAGGCATCCGCATCTATTCGGATGAGCAATACACCCAGGACACCGAGCTGGAGCTGGACCTGTTCCTGCGGGACGGCACCTCGCTGGAGTGCAAGGCGCGCGTGGCCTGGACCCGGAAGCTGGCGAAGGACGCGGTGGCCCGCTTCGAGGTCGGCCTGGCGTTCACGGACGTGCCGCCGCTGGCCATGGAGCGCCTCAAGTCCGTGCTCGTGGCCGACGACGAAGCCGCCTCGGGCAGCATGTAG
- a CDS encoding urease accessory protein UreD: MRNALAHSPLRLLTPRNHGHAAWAYTSSFGGGLVDGDHLSLDVDVAAGATALVASQGANRVYRSPRGCRTDVVARVEEGALLAWVPDPTVCFAEARYAQTLDVRLAPGASLVLADVITSGRSARGERWAFSRFESTLRVSVAGRPLVDERWLLDPRHGNLPERLGRFDALASVLLVGPALAEARASLSARLAALPMTARAGLVPSISPLGSDGVLLRAAAVSVETLLHTTHEWLSFLPGLLGDDPWARRV; encoded by the coding sequence GTGCGCAACGCGTTGGCGCACAGCCCGCTGCGCCTGCTCACGCCTCGCAACCACGGCCACGCGGCCTGGGCGTACACCAGCTCCTTCGGAGGGGGCCTGGTGGATGGTGACCACCTCTCGCTCGACGTGGATGTAGCGGCCGGCGCTACAGCGCTCGTGGCCAGTCAGGGCGCCAACCGCGTCTACCGCTCCCCCCGGGGCTGCAGGACGGACGTGGTGGCCCGCGTGGAGGAAGGCGCGCTGCTGGCCTGGGTGCCGGACCCCACCGTGTGTTTCGCCGAGGCCCGGTATGCCCAGACGCTGGACGTGCGGCTCGCGCCGGGCGCTTCGCTGGTGCTCGCGGACGTCATCACCTCGGGGCGCAGCGCCCGGGGCGAGCGCTGGGCCTTCTCCCGCTTCGAGTCCACCCTGCGCGTCTCCGTGGCGGGGCGCCCGCTCGTGGATGAGCGGTGGTTGCTGGACCCACGGCACGGCAACCTGCCGGAGCGCCTGGGCCGCTTCGACGCGCTGGCCTCCGTGCTGCTGGTGGGCCCCGCGCTCGCGGAGGCCCGCGCTTCACTGTCCGCCCGACTCGCCGCGCTGCCAATGACAGCACGCGCCGGACTGGTGCCCTCCATCAGCCCCCTGGGCAGCGACGGCGTGCTCCTCCGGGCCGCGGCGGTCTCCGTCGAGACGCTGTTGCACACCACACACGAATGGCTGTCGTTCCTCCCCGGCCTGTTGGGTGACGACCCCTGGGCCCGCCGCGTCTGA
- the ureA gene encoding urease subunit gamma translates to MHLSPRDVDKLLLHQAGFLAQKRLARGVRLNYPETVALIATQLLEFIRDGKGVAELMDLGRQLLGRAQVMDGVPEMLAEVQVEGTFPDGSKLVTVHHPVVAEHGDLALALYGSFLPVPPLERFAAASAPPPEGRPGEVRVQPGEVVLNDGRDTVTIRVTHRGDRPIQVGSHYPFFETNRALVFDRARAYGRRLNIPAGTAVRFEPGEQKTVQLVAIAGDAVVRGGNALGSGKVTPEGRERALEAVRAQGFGHEEERS, encoded by the coding sequence GTGCACCTCTCCCCTCGCGACGTCGACAAGCTGCTGCTGCACCAGGCGGGCTTCCTCGCTCAAAAGCGCCTCGCGCGCGGGGTGAGGCTGAACTACCCGGAGACGGTGGCGCTCATCGCCACCCAGCTCCTCGAATTCATCCGCGACGGCAAGGGCGTGGCCGAGCTGATGGACCTGGGGCGTCAGTTGCTGGGGCGCGCGCAGGTGATGGACGGCGTGCCGGAGATGCTGGCGGAGGTGCAGGTGGAGGGCACCTTCCCGGACGGCTCCAAGCTGGTGACGGTGCACCACCCGGTGGTGGCCGAGCACGGCGACCTGGCGCTGGCGCTGTACGGCAGCTTCCTGCCCGTGCCCCCGCTGGAGCGCTTCGCCGCCGCCTCCGCACCGCCGCCCGAAGGCCGTCCCGGCGAGGTGCGCGTGCAGCCGGGCGAGGTGGTCCTCAACGACGGGCGCGACACCGTCACCATCCGCGTCACCCACCGGGGCGACAGGCCCATCCAGGTGGGCAGCCACTACCCCTTCTTCGAAACCAACCGCGCGTTGGTGTTCGACCGCGCGCGGGCCTACGGCCGCCGCCTGAACATCCCCGCGGGCACGGCGGTGCGCTTCGAGCCGGGTGAGCAGAAGACGGTGCAGCTCGTCGCCATCGCCGGTGACGCGGTGGTGCGCGGCGGCAACGCGCTGGGCAGCGGGAAGGTGACGCCGGAGGGCCGCGAGCGCGCGCTGGAAGCGGTGCGCGCCCAGGGCTTCGGTCACGAGGAGGAGCGCTCATGA
- the ureC gene encoding urease subunit alpha has protein sequence MSRKMDRRHYADMFGPTTGDRVRLGDTGLWAEVERDATVYGDECKFGGGKVLREGMGQQAGVGDDDALDCVITNALILDWTGIYKADIGIKGGRIAGIGKAGNPDVMAGVTPGMVVGVTTEAIAGEGLIVTAGGLDTHIHFICPQQADEALASGVTTWVGGGTGPATGTKATTCTPGAWNLHRMLEATDTIPLNIGLTGKGNTSLPQGLVEQIRAGAIGLKLHEDWGTTPAAIDTCLTLAEGEDVQVTIHTDTLNESGYVDDSLAAFKGRTIHTYHSEGAGGGHAPDIIRVCGEPNVLPSSTNPTRPYTVNTLDEHLDMLMVCHHLDREIPEDVAFAESRIRGETIAAEDILHDLGAISIMASDSQAMGRVGEVICRTWQTAHKMREQRGRLPEERGDNDNLRIRRYLAKYTINPAIAHGMSHEVGSVEVGKLADLVLWNPAFFGIKPELVVKGGFIAWAQMGDANASIPTPQPYMMRPMFGARGRALGATSVAFISGRAYAEGTVKALGLTKRLVAVSHCRDLGKKDMKLNDAMPAITVDPETYEVRADGELLRCEPAKRLPLAQLYSLF, from the coding sequence ATGAGCCGGAAGATGGACCGCCGCCACTACGCGGACATGTTCGGCCCCACCACGGGTGACCGGGTGCGGCTGGGTGACACGGGGCTCTGGGCGGAGGTGGAGCGCGACGCCACCGTCTACGGCGACGAGTGCAAGTTCGGCGGCGGCAAGGTGCTGCGCGAAGGCATGGGGCAGCAGGCGGGCGTGGGCGACGACGACGCGCTCGACTGCGTCATCACCAACGCGCTCATCCTCGACTGGACGGGCATCTACAAGGCGGACATCGGCATCAAGGGCGGCCGCATCGCCGGCATTGGCAAGGCGGGCAACCCGGACGTCATGGCCGGGGTGACGCCGGGCATGGTGGTGGGCGTCACCACCGAGGCCATCGCGGGCGAGGGCCTCATCGTCACCGCGGGCGGGCTGGACACGCACATCCACTTCATCTGCCCGCAGCAGGCGGACGAGGCGCTGGCCAGCGGCGTGACGACCTGGGTGGGCGGCGGCACCGGGCCCGCCACGGGCACCAAGGCCACCACCTGCACCCCGGGCGCGTGGAACCTCCACCGGATGCTGGAGGCCACCGACACGATTCCGCTCAACATCGGCCTCACCGGCAAGGGCAACACGTCCCTGCCGCAGGGATTGGTGGAGCAGATTCGCGCGGGCGCCATTGGCCTGAAGCTGCACGAGGACTGGGGCACCACGCCCGCCGCCATCGACACCTGCCTCACGCTGGCGGAGGGCGAGGACGTCCAGGTCACCATCCACACGGATACGCTCAACGAGTCGGGTTATGTGGATGACTCGCTGGCCGCGTTCAAGGGCCGCACCATCCACACGTATCACTCCGAGGGCGCGGGCGGCGGACACGCCCCGGACATCATCCGCGTGTGTGGCGAGCCCAACGTGCTGCCCAGCTCGACGAACCCCACGCGCCCGTACACGGTGAACACGCTGGACGAGCACCTGGACATGCTCATGGTGTGTCACCACCTGGACCGGGAGATTCCCGAGGACGTGGCCTTCGCGGAGAGCCGCATCCGCGGGGAGACCATCGCCGCGGAGGACATCCTTCATGACCTGGGCGCCATCAGCATCATGGCGTCGGACAGTCAGGCCATGGGCCGCGTGGGCGAGGTCATCTGCCGCACGTGGCAGACGGCCCACAAGATGCGCGAGCAGCGCGGCCGGCTGCCGGAGGAGCGCGGCGACAACGACAACCTCCGCATCCGGCGCTACCTGGCGAAGTACACCATCAACCCCGCCATCGCCCACGGCATGTCCCACGAGGTGGGCTCCGTGGAGGTGGGCAAGCTGGCGGACCTGGTGCTGTGGAACCCGGCCTTCTTCGGCATCAAGCCGGAGCTGGTGGTGAAGGGCGGCTTCATCGCCTGGGCGCAGATGGGAGACGCCAACGCCTCCATCCCCACGCCGCAGCCCTACATGATGCGGCCCATGTTCGGCGCCCGGGGCCGCGCGCTGGGCGCCACCAGCGTGGCCTTCATCTCCGGCCGCGCCTACGCGGAGGGCACGGTGAAGGCGCTGGGCCTCACCAAGCGGCTGGTCGCCGTGAGCCACTGCCGCGACCTGGGCAAGAAGGACATGAAGCTCAACGACGCGATGCCCGCCATCACCGTGGACCCGGAGACGTACGAGGTCCGCGCGGACGGCGAGCTGCTGCGCTGCGAGCCCGCGAAGCGTCTCCCCCTGGCCCAGCTCTACTCGCTGTTCTGA
- a CDS encoding urease accessory protein UreF produces MGSPWRVLQLADSGFPTGGFAHSGGLEAAVQQGEVRGAGELRRFVRDLMWQTGHGALPLLSAAHREPSSLPTLDARAEAFLSSHVANRASRTQGRAFLDTCARIFPGPVAPVREAARAAGLRFHHAPLFGAVLHALDVSLDDAQQLFLSLTLRGALSAAVRLGVAGTHESHQLQHQASALLDDVLARCSELGPEDLAQPSPLLDLLGSTHDRLYSRLFQS; encoded by the coding sequence ATGGGCTCACCGTGGCGGGTGCTGCAACTGGCGGACTCGGGCTTTCCCACCGGAGGCTTCGCGCACTCCGGAGGGCTGGAGGCCGCGGTGCAACAGGGCGAGGTGCGGGGCGCCGGGGAGCTGCGGCGCTTCGTCCGGGACTTGATGTGGCAGACGGGCCATGGCGCGCTGCCGCTGCTGAGCGCCGCGCACCGCGAGCCCTCGTCGCTGCCCACGCTGGACGCCCGCGCGGAGGCCTTCCTCTCCAGCCACGTGGCCAACCGCGCCAGCCGGACACAGGGCCGCGCCTTCCTGGACACCTGCGCACGCATCTTCCCCGGGCCCGTGGCGCCCGTGCGTGAAGCGGCCCGCGCCGCGGGACTGCGCTTCCACCACGCGCCCCTGTTCGGCGCGGTGCTGCACGCGCTGGACGTCTCGCTGGACGACGCACAGCAGCTCTTCCTGTCCCTCACCTTGAGGGGCGCGCTGTCCGCGGCGGTGCGGCTGGGCGTCGCGGGCACGCATGAATCCCATCAACTCCAGCATCAGGCCTCGGCCCTGCTGGATGACGTGCTGGCGCGGTGCTCGGAGCTGGGCCCCGAGGACCTGGCACAGCCCTCTCCCCTGCTGGACCTGCTCGGATCCACGCACGACCGGCTCTATTCGCGACTCTTTCAGTCCTGA
- the ureG gene encoding urease accessory protein UreG, translating into MHDDHRGHGHDDDHDHEHEEWDHPGHYHEREEPQRRDYKARAFTIGIGGPVGSGKTALVLALCRKLRERHRLGVVTNDIFTQEDAEFLVRNQALAPERIKAVETGGCPHAAIREDISHNLLALEQLMETLAPELLIVESGGDNLAAQYSRELADYTVYVIDVAGGDKVPRKGGPGITQSDLLVINKTDLAPFVGADLGVMDRDSRKMRGTGPFVFTQVTKDVGVDAVAEHILSAWRERTGARAS; encoded by the coding sequence ATGCACGACGACCACCGCGGCCACGGACACGATGACGACCATGACCACGAGCACGAGGAGTGGGACCACCCGGGCCACTACCACGAGCGCGAGGAGCCCCAGCGGCGCGACTACAAAGCGCGCGCTTTCACCATTGGCATTGGCGGACCGGTCGGCAGCGGCAAGACGGCGCTGGTGCTGGCGCTGTGCCGCAAGCTCCGCGAGCGCCACCGCCTGGGCGTCGTCACCAACGACATCTTCACCCAGGAGGACGCGGAGTTCCTCGTCCGCAACCAGGCGCTCGCTCCGGAGCGCATCAAGGCGGTGGAGACGGGCGGCTGCCCTCACGCGGCCATCCGCGAGGACATCAGCCACAACCTGCTCGCGCTGGAGCAGCTCATGGAGACGCTGGCCCCGGAGCTGCTCATCGTGGAGAGCGGCGGCGACAACCTGGCGGCGCAGTACAGCCGCGAGCTGGCGGATTACACCGTCTACGTCATCGACGTGGCCGGCGGGGACAAGGTGCCGCGCAAGGGCGGCCCCGGCATCACCCAGTCCGACCTGCTGGTCATCAACAAGACGGACCTGGCGCCCTTCGTGGGCGCGGACCTGGGCGTCATGGACCGCGACTCGAGGAAGATGCGCGGGACGGGGCCCTTCGTCTTCACCCAGGTCACCAAGGACGTGGGCGTGGACGCCGTGGCCGAACACATCCTCTCCGCGTGGCGGGAGCGCACCGGCGCCCGGGCATCCTGA
- the fdhA gene encoding formaldehyde dehydrogenase, glutathione-independent, with translation MPSNHGVVYLGPGKVEVKSIDYPKLANPKGKPIEHGVILKVVSTNICGSDQHMVRGRTTAPKGLVLGHEITGEIVEKGKDVEFLNVGDLVTVPFNVACGRCRTCREQQTGVCLNVNEGRAGGAYGYVDMGGWVGGQAEYVMVPYADFNLIRFPDKAQAMEKILDLTMLSDILPTGFHGAVMAGVGVGSTVYVAGAGPVGLAAAASAHVLGAAVVMVGDMNKERLAHAKSVGFEPIDLTKSDKLEELIAAVVGVPEVDASVDAVGFEARGHGAQHSTEAPATVLNSLMAVTRAAGAIGIPGLYVTEDPGSKDEAAQHGNLRMRFGLGWAKSHRFYTGQTPVLRYNRQLMQAILHGRLPIAKVVNATVISLDEAPRGYHEFDTGVARKFVIDPNGMLKKKAA, from the coding sequence ATGCCCAGCAATCACGGCGTCGTCTACCTCGGCCCTGGAAAGGTCGAGGTGAAGTCCATCGATTACCCGAAGTTGGCCAACCCGAAGGGAAAGCCCATCGAACACGGCGTCATCCTCAAGGTGGTCTCCACGAACATCTGCGGCTCGGACCAGCACATGGTGCGAGGAAGGACGACGGCGCCCAAGGGGCTGGTGCTCGGGCACGAAATCACCGGTGAAATCGTCGAGAAGGGAAAGGACGTCGAGTTCCTGAACGTCGGTGACCTCGTCACCGTGCCCTTCAACGTCGCCTGTGGCCGCTGCCGCACCTGCCGCGAGCAGCAGACGGGCGTCTGCCTCAACGTCAACGAGGGGCGCGCGGGCGGCGCCTACGGTTACGTGGACATGGGCGGCTGGGTGGGCGGACAGGCGGAATACGTCATGGTGCCCTACGCGGACTTCAACCTCATCCGCTTCCCCGACAAGGCCCAGGCGATGGAGAAGATTCTCGACCTGACCATGCTGTCGGACATCCTGCCCACGGGCTTCCACGGCGCCGTCATGGCGGGCGTGGGCGTGGGCTCCACCGTGTATGTCGCGGGCGCGGGGCCGGTGGGGCTCGCGGCGGCGGCGTCCGCGCACGTGCTGGGCGCGGCGGTGGTGATGGTGGGGGACATGAACAAGGAGCGGCTCGCGCACGCGAAGTCCGTGGGCTTCGAGCCCATTGACCTCACGAAGAGCGACAAGCTGGAGGAGCTGATCGCCGCCGTGGTGGGCGTGCCGGAGGTGGATGCCTCCGTGGACGCGGTGGGCTTCGAGGCGCGAGGCCATGGCGCGCAGCACTCGACCGAGGCTCCCGCCACGGTGCTCAACTCGCTGATGGCGGTGACGCGGGCCGCGGGCGCCATTGGCATTCCCGGGTTGTATGTGACGGAGGACCCGGGCTCGAAGGACGAGGCGGCGCAGCACGGCAACCTGCGCATGCGCTTCGGCCTGGGCTGGGCCAAGTCGCATCGGTTCTACACGGGCCAGACACCGGTGCTGCGTTACAACCGCCAGTTGATGCAGGCCATCCTCCACGGCCGGCTGCCCATCGCGAAGGTGGTCAACGCGACGGTCATCTCCCTGGACGAGGCGCCGCGCGGCTACCACGAGTTCGACACGGGCGTGGCGCGCAAGTTCGTCATCGACCCGAACGGGATGCTGAAGAAGAAAGCCGCGTGA
- a CDS encoding nuclear transport factor 2 family protein, which produces MPLHTLNALPDEVFRVPTVSLLLFVLAAAPANTAPADPKAAVTAVLDDWHQAAAAADEARYFGHFTDDAVYLGTDATERWTRDEFRAWAKPYFAKGKAWNFKAVSRHITFSKDGAVAWFDEALDTANMGPARGSGVLVKEASAWKIAQYNLSIPIPNDVLPDVQRRIERYLGRARKTPVGKVPPARVPAQDTPPTQAPKQTQ; this is translated from the coding sequence GTGCCGCTTCATACCTTGAACGCCCTGCCTGACGAGGTCTTCCGCGTGCCTACCGTTTCCCTGTTGCTCTTCGTGCTCGCCGCCGCTCCCGCGAACACCGCTCCCGCGGACCCCAAGGCCGCGGTCACCGCCGTACTGGACGACTGGCACCAGGCCGCTGCCGCGGCGGATGAGGCGCGCTACTTCGGCCACTTCACCGACGACGCCGTCTACCTGGGCACCGACGCCACCGAGCGCTGGACGCGCGATGAGTTCCGCGCCTGGGCCAAGCCGTACTTCGCCAAGGGCAAGGCCTGGAACTTCAAGGCGGTGTCGCGTCACATCACGTTCTCGAAGGATGGCGCGGTGGCCTGGTTCGATGAGGCGCTGGACACGGCCAACATGGGCCCCGCCCGTGGCAGCGGCGTGCTCGTGAAGGAGGCCAGCGCCTGGAAGATTGCCCAGTACAACCTGTCCATCCCCATCCCCAACGATGTGCTGCCGGACGTGCAGCGGCGCATCGAGCGGTACCTCGGACGCGCCAGGAAGACGCCGGTGGGGAAGGTGCCTCCCGCCCGAGTGCCCGCGCAGGATACGCCGCCCACGCAGGCGCCGAAGCAGACGCAGTAA
- a CDS encoding alpha/beta fold hydrolase — translation MVLESFLVGEGDVPTVMLHGFLGTGRNLRSLAAAWSAADPSRRLLLPDLTGHGTSPAPQSNSDLYSMARDVVDTARAQGFDGAFDWVGHSLGGRVSLAASLHVPEAVRRVSLLDIAPGPVPGDLSESGKVLGILLQAPARAENRRAMRAELTGRGLSEPLSDWLLMNLVTTDSGVQWRFDRQALAELHSRVNGTDLWAAVERKDGPPTRCLRGDRSKYVTDADVERMVAAGCPVEHLPEAGHFVHVDAPKEVLAWVMR, via the coding sequence ATGGTCCTCGAGAGCTTCCTGGTGGGTGAGGGCGATGTGCCCACGGTGATGCTGCACGGATTCCTGGGTACGGGGCGCAACCTGCGCTCGCTCGCGGCGGCGTGGAGCGCGGCGGACCCGAGCCGGCGCCTCCTGCTGCCGGACCTCACCGGCCACGGCACGTCCCCCGCACCGCAGTCGAATTCGGACCTCTACAGCATGGCCCGTGACGTGGTGGACACCGCGCGGGCGCAGGGCTTCGACGGTGCGTTCGATTGGGTGGGGCACTCCCTGGGCGGCCGCGTGTCGCTCGCGGCGAGCCTGCATGTCCCGGAGGCGGTCCGCAGGGTGTCGCTGTTGGACATCGCGCCGGGGCCCGTCCCGGGTGACTTGTCGGAGAGCGGGAAGGTGCTGGGCATCCTGCTCCAGGCACCGGCCCGGGCGGAGAACCGCCGGGCGATGCGCGCGGAGCTCACGGGGCGAGGGTTGTCGGAGCCGCTGTCGGACTGGCTGCTGATGAACCTGGTGACGACGGACAGCGGCGTGCAGTGGCGCTTCGACCGGCAGGCGCTGGCGGAGCTGCACTCGCGCGTGAATGGCACGGACCTATGGGCGGCGGTGGAGCGCAAGGACGGTCCCCCCACGCGCTGCCTCCGGGGTGACCGGTCCAAGTACGTGACGGACGCGGACGTGGAGCGCATGGTGGCCGCGGGCTGCCCGGTGGAACATCTCCCGGAGGCCGGCCACTTCGTCCATGTGGACGCGCCGAAGGAAGTGCTCGCATGGGTGATGCGCTGA
- a CDS encoding DUF6310 domain-containing protein: MRFRMCGAVFLLLIFSACAATEPIPKAPAVRNRRVANLQRAATLPWRDGGHCVVQEASQPWPILVERCYRALDHDRVEFHDTTGSCAVASAGAAAVGVGLCVLMAPEIVVGAVIVLGVMVVAVAIKEELKAYELRHLAPEEAGATRGTKALPQEAQAQRKPTREPEPAGQDWQPPIPPATVDRPRHARCEPVPVPHRGGDDKHNECADTFPPNRYPGNDVLVNGKRFDALQVGARVLWEIKIYQFETYSDFLRVRVVENQVLEFQEDRDVAAACGYGFAVGVSSAAHQEALLEQDPSLRIVVTGCTR, encoded by the coding sequence ATGCGCTTCCGGATGTGCGGTGCCGTCTTTCTTCTGCTCATCTTCTCGGCCTGCGCTGCGACGGAGCCCATCCCGAAAGCGCCAGCAGTACGCAATCGGAGGGTTGCCAACCTGCAGCGAGCAGCGACGCTGCCCTGGCGGGATGGCGGGCACTGTGTTGTCCAGGAAGCCAGCCAACCCTGGCCCATTCTCGTGGAGCGATGCTATCGAGCCCTCGACCACGACCGGGTCGAATTTCACGACACGACGGGAAGCTGCGCGGTTGCCTCAGCGGGCGCCGCTGCCGTCGGCGTCGGGCTTTGCGTGCTGATGGCTCCTGAAATCGTCGTGGGAGCAGTCATCGTCCTTGGCGTGATGGTGGTCGCCGTCGCCATCAAGGAGGAACTGAAGGCGTATGAGCTGCGCCACCTTGCCCCCGAGGAAGCAGGAGCCACGAGAGGCACGAAGGCACTCCCCCAGGAAGCGCAAGCGCAACGCAAGCCCACACGAGAACCTGAGCCAGCAGGGCAGGACTGGCAGCCTCCGATTCCGCCTGCGACCGTGGACCGGCCGCGCCACGCCCGTTGCGAACCGGTTCCGGTGCCTCACCGTGGTGGGGACGACAAACACAACGAGTGCGCCGATACGTTTCCGCCGAACCGGTATCCCGGCAACGACGTACTCGTGAACGGCAAGCGTTTTGATGCACTGCAGGTTGGCGCGCGCGTCCTCTGGGAAATCAAGATCTACCAGTTTGAAACGTACAGTGACTTCCTGCGGGTTCGGGTGGTCGAGAACCAGGTGCTAGAGTTCCAGGAGGACCGTGACGTGGCGGCAGCGTGTGGCTATGGCTTCGCTGTCGGGGTGAGCAGTGCCGCGCACCAAGAAGCACTCCTGGAACAAGACCCCAGCCTTAGAATCGTCGTCACGGGATGCACACGATGA
- a CDS encoding DUF5953 family protein → MTTPQRLILTAYAPNLVGSDGRTLAIVRGMEQALPGLRLEWEVGDGGQPIELPHRAAWLADAATRGRFPLLCNGDASYPVTVSGMRRSASASPRGQPQLQIHAKLPLDAAVRAAAKAMIEAVAEGAHAFWGHATPDDAALDIAHQIAPTLEGPPAPRRGLPALKLFDRVRAPEIPYYLGWLNYWSAAAARAIGFPDAARDADLLSRARRTETGGWVVQLTEAPLDLEDPAHLEALKQAYERFPEIGARTSP, encoded by the coding sequence ATGACCACGCCACAGCGCCTGATTCTGACCGCCTATGCGCCAAACCTCGTGGGATCTGATGGCCGCACACTCGCCATCGTCCGGGGCATGGAACAGGCGCTGCCTGGCTTGCGCCTGGAATGGGAAGTAGGCGATGGAGGACAGCCCATCGAGTTACCGCACCGCGCGGCATGGCTCGCCGACGCCGCAACACGCGGACGGTTCCCACTCCTGTGCAACGGCGACGCGAGCTACCCCGTGACCGTCTCCGGGATGCGACGCTCCGCATCTGCGAGCCCTCGCGGCCAGCCACAGCTCCAAATCCACGCGAAGTTGCCGCTGGACGCGGCCGTCCGCGCGGCAGCGAAGGCCATGATTGAAGCCGTGGCGGAGGGCGCTCACGCCTTTTGGGGACATGCCACACCGGATGACGCCGCCCTGGACATCGCGCACCAGATAGCGCCCACGCTGGAAGGGCCACCAGCCCCACGCCGGGGTCTGCCCGCACTGAAGCTCTTCGATCGCGTCCGCGCGCCAGAGATTCCCTACTATCTCGGATGGCTGAACTACTGGTCGGCCGCCGCCGCGCGGGCCATCGGGTTTCCAGACGCGGCTCGCGATGCCGACCTGCTCTCTCGGGCGCGCCGTACGGAGACGGGCGGCTGGGTCGTGCAGCTCACGGAAGCGCCGCTCGACTTGGAAGACCCGGCCCACCTGGAAGCGCTCAAGCAAGCCTACGAGCGATTCCCTGAGATTGGCGCGCGCACGTCGCCTTGA